One window of Trifolium pratense cultivar HEN17-A07 linkage group LG5, ARS_RC_1.1, whole genome shotgun sequence genomic DNA carries:
- the LOC123886267 gene encoding uncharacterized protein LOC123886267, with protein sequence MDNANWFGNNVSSILGDGNDISFWKDQWIGTASLRVMFPSLYVKSTLPDGHFSTMGMWERDTWKWKFEWTTELSDIESETVHDLLLILDQVRPSRETRDRRRWKPHKDGFFTVNTAYTALLPRTGECNIEPITANALKLLWLNNVPSKVSIFGWRLLLGKLPTREALYNKGVITNNHERSCVFCFNVAEDIPHMFFNCNVTKQIWCKIFKWMGTRFCSATDVPNHLIQFGVLITGSNNERFRHIIWLATTWSIWRMRNNIIFRGDFVNVSSLVDQIIYIAWFWFIGRSRNIDNVAFLDWCNNPLACFRCI encoded by the coding sequence ATGGATAATGCTAACTGGTTTGGTAATAATGTTAGTAGTATTTTGGGTGACGGCAACGATATCAGTTTTTGGAAAGACCAATGGATAGGTACGGCATCGTTGAGAGTAATGTTTCCTTCTCTTTATGTGAAATCCACACTACCAGATGGTCATTTTTCAACCATGGGCATGTGGGAGCGAGATACTTGGAAGTGGAAGTTTGAATGGACAACCGAACTATCCGATATTGAATCAGAAACAGTTCACGATTTGTTGTTAATTCTGGATCAGGTTAGGCCGTCAAGGGAGACACGGGATCGGCGTAGGTGGAAACCTCATAAAGATGGTTTTTTCACTGTCAATACAGCCTATACAGCGCTGCTGCCCAGGACTGGAGAGTGCAACATTGAGCCAATCACGGCGAATGCATTGAAACTTCTATGGTTAAATAATGTACCCTCGAAAGTTAGTATTTTTGGTTGGAGGTTGTTGCTCGGAAAATTACCAACTAGGGAAGCTTTGTACAATAAAGGTGTCATTACAAACAATCACGAGAGAAGCtgtgttttttgtttcaatgtAGCTGAAGACATTCCACATATGTTTTTCAATTGCAATGTTACAAAGCAAATTTGGTGCAAAATATTCAAATGGATGGGCACACGTTTTTGTTCCGCGACTGATGTTCCCAATCATTTGATTCAATTTGGAGTCTTAATAACAGGAAGCAACAACGAACGATTCCGTCACATTATTTGGTTGGCCACAACTTGGAGTATTTGGCGTATGcgaaataatattatatttagagGAGATTTTGTTAATGTTTCATCTTTAGTagatcaaattatttatattgctTGGTTTTGGTTCATCGGTAGATCAAGGAACATTGATAATGTAGCTTTCCTTGACTGGTGTAACAACCCCTTAGCTTGTTTTCGTTGTATTTAA